One region of Cucurbita pepo subsp. pepo cultivar mu-cu-16 chromosome LG03, ASM280686v2, whole genome shotgun sequence genomic DNA includes:
- the LOC111790029 gene encoding putative GTP diphosphokinase RSH1, chloroplastic isoform X3 codes for MRFSSSTRDDIRSFDVRYVSLGCVNICKFSKGEGGGRYDCSVLSCAWKAPRVLTGFLASTTHSRQCSSFLYSRNGKRSRINSRFEPMNVGGWYSNLVTNHVHLGRFLKSSQLHDICRRTKFCCSSFLSSDAFDEVSPEGLWEDLKPTVSYLSPKELELVHNALKLAFEAHDGQKRRSGEPFIIHPVEVARILGELELDWETIAAGLLHDTVEDTDVVTFEKIEEEFGATVRHIVEGETKVSKLGKLKCKNEGNSVQDVKADDLRQMFIAMTEEVRVIIVKLADRLHNMRTLSHMPPHKQSSIARETLQVFAPLAKLLGMYQIKSELENLSFMYTNPEDYSKVKRRVADLSKEHEKELIEAKKILTKKIQEDQFLDLMTLRTEVRSVCKESFSIYKAVLKSQCSISEVNQIAQLRIIIQPKPCIGVGPFCSLQQICYHVLGLVHGIWTPIPRAMKDYIATPKPNGYQSLHTTVIPFLYESMFRLEVQIRTEEMDLIAERGIAAHYCGGGLVTSPVRSSMPNSRSSRRKAVCLSDANIALRIGWLNAIREWQEEFVGNMSSREFVDTVTRDLLGSRVFVFTPRGEIKNLPKGATVIDYSYMIHTEIGNTMVAAKVNGNLVSPTHVLANAEVVEIITYNALSGKSAYQRHKQWLQHAKTRSARHKIMKFLREQASLSAAEITADTITDFIADSDEESETEEPPVVSTIKKPLWEKILDMVDISSTRKNIKDNSQSKNNKVSVPRVNGKHNHYVNVKLKAEGDILSMGNGVARIIQPLYREVLPGLDSWLISKVTSWHSLEGHSIQWLCVVCIDRKGIMGEVTTELAAAGITVCSCVAEMDRGRGLAVMLFHVEGNLDSMVNACARVDTILGVLGWSTGCSWPNTVENQKFLEC; via the exons CGCTCCTTCGATGTCAGGTATG TTTCTTTAGGATGCGTGAATATATGTAAATTCTCGAAAGGCGAGGGTGGTGGTCGGTATGATTGCAGTGTTCTCTCGTGTGCATGGAAGGCTCCGAGGGTCTTGACGGGTTTTCTTGCAAGCACCACTCATTCTCGTCAGTGCTCCTCTTTCTTGTATTCAAGAAATGGCAAAAGAAGCAGAATCAATTCT AGATTTGAACCTATGAATGTTGGGGGATGGTATTCCAATTTAGTTACCAACCATGTACACCTTGGAAGATTTCTTAAATCAAGTCAGCTTCATGATATTTGTAGAAGGACGAAATTCTGTTGCTCTTCATTCTTGTCTTCAGATGCTTTTGACGAGGTTTCTCCTGAAGGTTTGTGGGAG GACCTTAAGCCTACTGTCTCCTATTTGTCACCTAAGGAACTGGAATTGGTGCATAATGCTCTAAAG CTTGCTTTCGAGGCTCATGATGGCCAGAAAAGACGTAGTGGAGAGCCCTTCATTATTCATCCAGTTGAGGTTGCCCGAATTCTTGGGGAGCTT GAATTAGATTGGGAGACTATTGCTGCTGGATTGCTTCATGACACAGTTGAAGACACAGATGTTGTTACCtttgaaaaaatagaagaggAATTTGGTGCTACTGTTCGTCACATTGTTGAAGGAGAGACTAAG GTGTCTAAACTGGGTAAGTTGAAATGCAAGAATGAAGGCAATTCAGTACAAGATGTAAAAGCTGATGATCTGCGACAAATGTTTATAGCTATGACAGAAGAG GTCCGTGTGATCATTGTCAAATTAGCAGATCGCTTGCATAACATGCGCACTCTTTCACACATGCCTCCTCATAAGCAG TCCAGCATTGCAAGGGAAACATTGCAGGTCTTTGCTCCTCTTGCTAAGTTGCTGGGTATGTACCAGATCAAG TCAGAGCTAGAAAACCTTTCTTTCATGTATACCAATCCTGAAGATTATTCCAAGGTCAAAAGAAGAGTTGCAGACCTTTCTAAAGAACACGAGAAAGAATTGATAGAG gcaaagaaaattttgacgAAGAAGATTCAGGAAGATCAGTTCCTAGACCTTATGACTCTGAGAACTGAAGTTCGATCTGTATGTAAGGAGTCTTTCAG CATCTATAAAGCTGTTCTCAAGTCTCAATGTTCAATCAGTGAGGTTAACCAGATTGCACAG CTTCGCATTATCATACAACCAAAGCCTTGCATTGGTGTTGGACCGTTCTGTAGCCTGCAGCAG ATTTGTTATCATGTTCTTGGGTTGGTACATGGAATATGGACCCCTATTCCTAGAGCT ATGAAAGATTATATAGCAACTCCAAAACCTAATGGTTATCAAAGTCTTCACACAACTGTAATCCCATTCCTTTATGAGAGTATGTTCCGGCTAGAAGTTCag ATCAGAACAGAGGAGATGGACCTAATAGCTGAAAGAGGCATTGCTGCTCACTATTGTGGGGGTGGGCTTGTAACTAGCCCAGTTAGAAGTTCTATGCCCAATTCTAGAAGTTCAAGAAGGAAAGCTGTCTGTCTCAGTGATGCAAACATTGCACTCAGG ATTGGCTGGCTCAATGCTATAAGAGAATGGCAAGAGGAGTTTGTTGGTAACATGAGCTCAAGAGAATTTGTGGATACTGTAACCAGAGATTTATTAGGCAGTCGGGTCTTTGTTTTTACGCCAAGAGGAGAG ATTAAAAATCTACCTAAAGGTGCTACTGTGATTGACTATTCATACATGATACACACAGAAATTGGTAACACGATGGTAGCTGCAAAG GTGAATGGTAACCTCGTTTCTCCTACGCATGTTCTTGCTAATGCAGAAGTTGTAGAGATAATCACATATAAT GCACTTTCTGGAAAATCAGCTTATCAACGGCATAAACAATGGTTGCAACATGCAAAAACACGAAGTGCTAGACACAAGATTATGAAG TTTTTAAGGGAACAAGCTTCACTGTCGGCTGCTGAAATAACAGCAGATACCATTACTGACTTCATTGCTGATTCCGATGAGGAAAGTGAGACAGAAGAACCGCCAGTTGTCTCCACTATAAAAAAGCCTCTCTGGGAGAAAATTTTGGATATGGTGGATATTTCATCCACTCGGAAAAACATTAAAGACAACTCTCAGTCAAAAAATAACAAGGTGTCTGTTCCCAGAGTGAACGGCAAACATAACCACTATGTAAATGTAAAGTTGAAAGCAGAAGGAGATATATTATCGATGGGTAATGGGGTTGCCAGGATTATTCAACCATTATACAGGGAAGTCTTGCCTGGTTTGGATAGTTGGCTAATCAGCAAGGTTACCTCTTGGCACAGTCTTGAAGGGCATTCTATTCAATGGCTTTGTGTTGTTTGCATAGATCGAAAAG GCATAATGGGCGAGGTTACAACAGAATTGGCAGCAGCAGGCATCACTGTTTGTTCCTGCGTG GCCGAGATGGATAGAGGAAGAGGATTAGCCGTCATGTTGTTTCATGTTGAAGGGAACCTGGACAGTATG GTCAATGCGTGCGCAAGGGTCGACACAATCTTGGGTGTCTTGGGATGGTCGACGGGGTGCAGCTGGCCAAACACAGTGGAAAACCAAAAATTTCTCGAGTGCTGA
- the LOC111790029 gene encoding putative GTP diphosphokinase RSH1, chloroplastic isoform X1 yields MTSAPSMSVSLGCVNICKFSKGEGGGRYDCSVLSCAWKAPRVLTGFLASTTHSRQCSSFLYSRNGKRSRINSRFEPMNVGGWYSNLVTNHVHLGRFLKSSQLHDICRRTKFCCSSFLSSDAFDEVSPEGLWEDLKPTVSYLSPKELELVHNALKLAFEAHDGQKRRSGEPFIIHPVEVARILGELELDWETIAAGLLHDTVEDTDVVTFEKIEEEFGATVRHIVEGETKVSKLGKLKCKNEGNSVQDVKADDLRQMFIAMTEEVRVIIVKLADRLHNMRTLSHMPPHKQSSIARETLQVFAPLAKLLGMYQIKSELENLSFMYTNPEDYSKVKRRVADLSKEHEKELIEAKKILTKKIQEDQFLDLMTLRTEVRSVCKESFSIYKAVLKSQCSISEVNQIAQLRIIIQPKPCIGVGPFCSLQQICYHVLGLVHGIWTPIPRAMKDYIATPKPNGYQSLHTTVIPFLYESMFRLEVQIRTEEMDLIAERGIAAHYCGGGLVTSPVRSSMPNSRSSRRKAVCLSDANIALRIGWLNAIREWQEEFVGNMSSREFVDTVTRDLLGSRVFVFTPRGEIKNLPKGATVIDYSYMIHTEIGNTMVAAKVNGNLVSPTHVLANAEVVEIITYNALSGKSAYQRHKQWLQHAKTRSARHKIMKFLREQASLSAAEITADTITDFIADSDEESETEEPPVVSTIKKPLWEKILDMVDISSTRKNIKDNSQSKNNKVSVPRVNGKHNHYVNVKLKAEGDILSMGNGVARIIQPLYREVLPGLDSWLISKVTSWHSLEGHSIQWLCVVCIDRKGIMGEVTTELAAAGITVCSCVAEMDRGRGLAVMLFHVEGNLDSMVNACARVDTILGVLGWSTGCSWPNTVENQKFLEC; encoded by the exons CGCTCCTTCGATGTCAG TTTCTTTAGGATGCGTGAATATATGTAAATTCTCGAAAGGCGAGGGTGGTGGTCGGTATGATTGCAGTGTTCTCTCGTGTGCATGGAAGGCTCCGAGGGTCTTGACGGGTTTTCTTGCAAGCACCACTCATTCTCGTCAGTGCTCCTCTTTCTTGTATTCAAGAAATGGCAAAAGAAGCAGAATCAATTCT AGATTTGAACCTATGAATGTTGGGGGATGGTATTCCAATTTAGTTACCAACCATGTACACCTTGGAAGATTTCTTAAATCAAGTCAGCTTCATGATATTTGTAGAAGGACGAAATTCTGTTGCTCTTCATTCTTGTCTTCAGATGCTTTTGACGAGGTTTCTCCTGAAGGTTTGTGGGAG GACCTTAAGCCTACTGTCTCCTATTTGTCACCTAAGGAACTGGAATTGGTGCATAATGCTCTAAAG CTTGCTTTCGAGGCTCATGATGGCCAGAAAAGACGTAGTGGAGAGCCCTTCATTATTCATCCAGTTGAGGTTGCCCGAATTCTTGGGGAGCTT GAATTAGATTGGGAGACTATTGCTGCTGGATTGCTTCATGACACAGTTGAAGACACAGATGTTGTTACCtttgaaaaaatagaagaggAATTTGGTGCTACTGTTCGTCACATTGTTGAAGGAGAGACTAAG GTGTCTAAACTGGGTAAGTTGAAATGCAAGAATGAAGGCAATTCAGTACAAGATGTAAAAGCTGATGATCTGCGACAAATGTTTATAGCTATGACAGAAGAG GTCCGTGTGATCATTGTCAAATTAGCAGATCGCTTGCATAACATGCGCACTCTTTCACACATGCCTCCTCATAAGCAG TCCAGCATTGCAAGGGAAACATTGCAGGTCTTTGCTCCTCTTGCTAAGTTGCTGGGTATGTACCAGATCAAG TCAGAGCTAGAAAACCTTTCTTTCATGTATACCAATCCTGAAGATTATTCCAAGGTCAAAAGAAGAGTTGCAGACCTTTCTAAAGAACACGAGAAAGAATTGATAGAG gcaaagaaaattttgacgAAGAAGATTCAGGAAGATCAGTTCCTAGACCTTATGACTCTGAGAACTGAAGTTCGATCTGTATGTAAGGAGTCTTTCAG CATCTATAAAGCTGTTCTCAAGTCTCAATGTTCAATCAGTGAGGTTAACCAGATTGCACAG CTTCGCATTATCATACAACCAAAGCCTTGCATTGGTGTTGGACCGTTCTGTAGCCTGCAGCAG ATTTGTTATCATGTTCTTGGGTTGGTACATGGAATATGGACCCCTATTCCTAGAGCT ATGAAAGATTATATAGCAACTCCAAAACCTAATGGTTATCAAAGTCTTCACACAACTGTAATCCCATTCCTTTATGAGAGTATGTTCCGGCTAGAAGTTCag ATCAGAACAGAGGAGATGGACCTAATAGCTGAAAGAGGCATTGCTGCTCACTATTGTGGGGGTGGGCTTGTAACTAGCCCAGTTAGAAGTTCTATGCCCAATTCTAGAAGTTCAAGAAGGAAAGCTGTCTGTCTCAGTGATGCAAACATTGCACTCAGG ATTGGCTGGCTCAATGCTATAAGAGAATGGCAAGAGGAGTTTGTTGGTAACATGAGCTCAAGAGAATTTGTGGATACTGTAACCAGAGATTTATTAGGCAGTCGGGTCTTTGTTTTTACGCCAAGAGGAGAG ATTAAAAATCTACCTAAAGGTGCTACTGTGATTGACTATTCATACATGATACACACAGAAATTGGTAACACGATGGTAGCTGCAAAG GTGAATGGTAACCTCGTTTCTCCTACGCATGTTCTTGCTAATGCAGAAGTTGTAGAGATAATCACATATAAT GCACTTTCTGGAAAATCAGCTTATCAACGGCATAAACAATGGTTGCAACATGCAAAAACACGAAGTGCTAGACACAAGATTATGAAG TTTTTAAGGGAACAAGCTTCACTGTCGGCTGCTGAAATAACAGCAGATACCATTACTGACTTCATTGCTGATTCCGATGAGGAAAGTGAGACAGAAGAACCGCCAGTTGTCTCCACTATAAAAAAGCCTCTCTGGGAGAAAATTTTGGATATGGTGGATATTTCATCCACTCGGAAAAACATTAAAGACAACTCTCAGTCAAAAAATAACAAGGTGTCTGTTCCCAGAGTGAACGGCAAACATAACCACTATGTAAATGTAAAGTTGAAAGCAGAAGGAGATATATTATCGATGGGTAATGGGGTTGCCAGGATTATTCAACCATTATACAGGGAAGTCTTGCCTGGTTTGGATAGTTGGCTAATCAGCAAGGTTACCTCTTGGCACAGTCTTGAAGGGCATTCTATTCAATGGCTTTGTGTTGTTTGCATAGATCGAAAAG GCATAATGGGCGAGGTTACAACAGAATTGGCAGCAGCAGGCATCACTGTTTGTTCCTGCGTG GCCGAGATGGATAGAGGAAGAGGATTAGCCGTCATGTTGTTTCATGTTGAAGGGAACCTGGACAGTATG GTCAATGCGTGCGCAAGGGTCGACACAATCTTGGGTGTCTTGGGATGGTCGACGGGGTGCAGCTGGCCAAACACAGTGGAAAACCAAAAATTTCTCGAGTGCTGA
- the LOC111790029 gene encoding putative GTP diphosphokinase RSH1, chloroplastic isoform X2, translating into MTSAPSMSGCVNICKFSKGEGGGRYDCSVLSCAWKAPRVLTGFLASTTHSRQCSSFLYSRNGKRSRINSRFEPMNVGGWYSNLVTNHVHLGRFLKSSQLHDICRRTKFCCSSFLSSDAFDEVSPEGLWEDLKPTVSYLSPKELELVHNALKLAFEAHDGQKRRSGEPFIIHPVEVARILGELELDWETIAAGLLHDTVEDTDVVTFEKIEEEFGATVRHIVEGETKVSKLGKLKCKNEGNSVQDVKADDLRQMFIAMTEEVRVIIVKLADRLHNMRTLSHMPPHKQSSIARETLQVFAPLAKLLGMYQIKSELENLSFMYTNPEDYSKVKRRVADLSKEHEKELIEAKKILTKKIQEDQFLDLMTLRTEVRSVCKESFSIYKAVLKSQCSISEVNQIAQLRIIIQPKPCIGVGPFCSLQQICYHVLGLVHGIWTPIPRAMKDYIATPKPNGYQSLHTTVIPFLYESMFRLEVQIRTEEMDLIAERGIAAHYCGGGLVTSPVRSSMPNSRSSRRKAVCLSDANIALRIGWLNAIREWQEEFVGNMSSREFVDTVTRDLLGSRVFVFTPRGEIKNLPKGATVIDYSYMIHTEIGNTMVAAKVNGNLVSPTHVLANAEVVEIITYNALSGKSAYQRHKQWLQHAKTRSARHKIMKFLREQASLSAAEITADTITDFIADSDEESETEEPPVVSTIKKPLWEKILDMVDISSTRKNIKDNSQSKNNKVSVPRVNGKHNHYVNVKLKAEGDILSMGNGVARIIQPLYREVLPGLDSWLISKVTSWHSLEGHSIQWLCVVCIDRKGIMGEVTTELAAAGITVCSCVAEMDRGRGLAVMLFHVEGNLDSMVNACARVDTILGVLGWSTGCSWPNTVENQKFLEC; encoded by the exons CGCTCCTTCGATGTCAG GATGCGTGAATATATGTAAATTCTCGAAAGGCGAGGGTGGTGGTCGGTATGATTGCAGTGTTCTCTCGTGTGCATGGAAGGCTCCGAGGGTCTTGACGGGTTTTCTTGCAAGCACCACTCATTCTCGTCAGTGCTCCTCTTTCTTGTATTCAAGAAATGGCAAAAGAAGCAGAATCAATTCT AGATTTGAACCTATGAATGTTGGGGGATGGTATTCCAATTTAGTTACCAACCATGTACACCTTGGAAGATTTCTTAAATCAAGTCAGCTTCATGATATTTGTAGAAGGACGAAATTCTGTTGCTCTTCATTCTTGTCTTCAGATGCTTTTGACGAGGTTTCTCCTGAAGGTTTGTGGGAG GACCTTAAGCCTACTGTCTCCTATTTGTCACCTAAGGAACTGGAATTGGTGCATAATGCTCTAAAG CTTGCTTTCGAGGCTCATGATGGCCAGAAAAGACGTAGTGGAGAGCCCTTCATTATTCATCCAGTTGAGGTTGCCCGAATTCTTGGGGAGCTT GAATTAGATTGGGAGACTATTGCTGCTGGATTGCTTCATGACACAGTTGAAGACACAGATGTTGTTACCtttgaaaaaatagaagaggAATTTGGTGCTACTGTTCGTCACATTGTTGAAGGAGAGACTAAG GTGTCTAAACTGGGTAAGTTGAAATGCAAGAATGAAGGCAATTCAGTACAAGATGTAAAAGCTGATGATCTGCGACAAATGTTTATAGCTATGACAGAAGAG GTCCGTGTGATCATTGTCAAATTAGCAGATCGCTTGCATAACATGCGCACTCTTTCACACATGCCTCCTCATAAGCAG TCCAGCATTGCAAGGGAAACATTGCAGGTCTTTGCTCCTCTTGCTAAGTTGCTGGGTATGTACCAGATCAAG TCAGAGCTAGAAAACCTTTCTTTCATGTATACCAATCCTGAAGATTATTCCAAGGTCAAAAGAAGAGTTGCAGACCTTTCTAAAGAACACGAGAAAGAATTGATAGAG gcaaagaaaattttgacgAAGAAGATTCAGGAAGATCAGTTCCTAGACCTTATGACTCTGAGAACTGAAGTTCGATCTGTATGTAAGGAGTCTTTCAG CATCTATAAAGCTGTTCTCAAGTCTCAATGTTCAATCAGTGAGGTTAACCAGATTGCACAG CTTCGCATTATCATACAACCAAAGCCTTGCATTGGTGTTGGACCGTTCTGTAGCCTGCAGCAG ATTTGTTATCATGTTCTTGGGTTGGTACATGGAATATGGACCCCTATTCCTAGAGCT ATGAAAGATTATATAGCAACTCCAAAACCTAATGGTTATCAAAGTCTTCACACAACTGTAATCCCATTCCTTTATGAGAGTATGTTCCGGCTAGAAGTTCag ATCAGAACAGAGGAGATGGACCTAATAGCTGAAAGAGGCATTGCTGCTCACTATTGTGGGGGTGGGCTTGTAACTAGCCCAGTTAGAAGTTCTATGCCCAATTCTAGAAGTTCAAGAAGGAAAGCTGTCTGTCTCAGTGATGCAAACATTGCACTCAGG ATTGGCTGGCTCAATGCTATAAGAGAATGGCAAGAGGAGTTTGTTGGTAACATGAGCTCAAGAGAATTTGTGGATACTGTAACCAGAGATTTATTAGGCAGTCGGGTCTTTGTTTTTACGCCAAGAGGAGAG ATTAAAAATCTACCTAAAGGTGCTACTGTGATTGACTATTCATACATGATACACACAGAAATTGGTAACACGATGGTAGCTGCAAAG GTGAATGGTAACCTCGTTTCTCCTACGCATGTTCTTGCTAATGCAGAAGTTGTAGAGATAATCACATATAAT GCACTTTCTGGAAAATCAGCTTATCAACGGCATAAACAATGGTTGCAACATGCAAAAACACGAAGTGCTAGACACAAGATTATGAAG TTTTTAAGGGAACAAGCTTCACTGTCGGCTGCTGAAATAACAGCAGATACCATTACTGACTTCATTGCTGATTCCGATGAGGAAAGTGAGACAGAAGAACCGCCAGTTGTCTCCACTATAAAAAAGCCTCTCTGGGAGAAAATTTTGGATATGGTGGATATTTCATCCACTCGGAAAAACATTAAAGACAACTCTCAGTCAAAAAATAACAAGGTGTCTGTTCCCAGAGTGAACGGCAAACATAACCACTATGTAAATGTAAAGTTGAAAGCAGAAGGAGATATATTATCGATGGGTAATGGGGTTGCCAGGATTATTCAACCATTATACAGGGAAGTCTTGCCTGGTTTGGATAGTTGGCTAATCAGCAAGGTTACCTCTTGGCACAGTCTTGAAGGGCATTCTATTCAATGGCTTTGTGTTGTTTGCATAGATCGAAAAG GCATAATGGGCGAGGTTACAACAGAATTGGCAGCAGCAGGCATCACTGTTTGTTCCTGCGTG GCCGAGATGGATAGAGGAAGAGGATTAGCCGTCATGTTGTTTCATGTTGAAGGGAACCTGGACAGTATG GTCAATGCGTGCGCAAGGGTCGACACAATCTTGGGTGTCTTGGGATGGTCGACGGGGTGCAGCTGGCCAAACACAGTGGAAAACCAAAAATTTCTCGAGTGCTGA